The DNA sequence GCTGTGATTTCCCAAAACTCTTGGGGGTATATTACGGCTGGTTACTACGATCAGGTGGTATTGGATGCGATCGATTACTTTATCGAAGAGGCAGGGGATTATCCTGGAAGCCCAATGAAAGGTGGTGTGGTAATCTTTGCTGCTGGTAACGACAATACAAGCCAACTGCATTATCCAGGTGCTTATGAGAGCGTAATTTCTGTAGCATCATTGGGGCCATCAGGTGAGAGAGCTTATTATTCTAACTACGGTGACTGGGTAGATATCGCAGCACCAGGTGGAGATATGGGCTTGGCATCTTTTGACGGTGTATTGAGTACATTGCCAGATGATAAATATGGTTTCCTGCAAGGTACGTCGATGGCATGTCCACATGTGTCGGGTATTGCAGGTCTGGTGGTTTCAGCAATGGGTGGCGAAACATTTAGTGCTGAAGACCTGAAAGTACAACTGATGACAGCCTTTACAGATGTTTATGCCAAAAATCCTGACTTCAAAGGACAGTTGGGTATTGGAGCCATTGATGCTTCATTGGCATTGGCTCAGGATCAAGGCATCGCACCAGTTGCAGTAACTGACTTTACTTATGATGGCAGTGCAGAGCAGTTTATCCTGACTTCACTGACTGTCCCTACAGATGAGGATGACAATAAGCCTTCTTCATTCAAGGTCTATTACTCCACATCAGAACTTACAGCAGAGAACTTGAGCAGTGCTTCATTCGCATCGTTATCAGGTATTTATGAAGCTGATAGTACAATTCAGCTGAAGGTTGAAAACCTTATTCCAAACTCTGATTATTATTTGGCAGTAACAGCTACAGACAGATGGGGCAACGAGTCGGCAATCTCCAATATTATTATGGGAGGAACCAATGCTGGACCGGACATCACAGCAGACACGGTATTCTTGACAGTGGACGCAAGTGAAGCAACTTATTCGACATCTTATGTGTTGCAGGAATTTGGCTTCCGCAATGATGGCGAAGGTCTTTTGGCTTGGTCTGCGGACATTGCCCACAGTGATTTTTCGGAAGAAGGAGAGACGGCACCATTTGATGTGTCGGGTATCACTTACCCTGAATCTGGTGCATTGGCATTGCACGATGCTAAAGTGACTTCAGAGACACAAACATGGAATGAGACTGCAGCACCAATGTCTGTAGGAGATGACCTGCCAAGTTATGATGTGCAGGAAATTAATTATTTCCCGATCACAGCACAGTCTATGTCTTTGGGTGATGGTTCTCCTGAAGTATCGAACTCTTCAGCGACAATGTTCCAATCCCCATCAGGTGGATTTAACCTGACAGATATTGCTGTTCGAATGAGAGTATCACCTGAAGCTGACCCTGCCATTATTGAGATCAGAGAAGGGAGTGACCTAAGCAGCTCAACATTACTTTACGCACAGGAAGTGAAAGGTGAAAGTGAATTGTATCACTTGGAATATGAGGTACAGCTTGATCAGCATATATATATCAATCAAGGAAAGTATTTCTGGATCATCGCCCATGTTCCTGCACATGAGTCCCATATTACACCTTTGATTATCAAGGATTCTGATAGGTATTCTTTAGCTTATAACTATAACTACATGTCGTTTGACATGGGTAAAACGTGGACAAAGCTATATGATTTGACAAAACAGTACTTTGGTATCACAACTGCTGTTTGGCAGACAACAGCCATCAGTAAGTCTCCAAAGCTGTATGACTACCTGCGTGTAGACAACGGTTCTAAAACTGGTAACCTTGATCCAGGTGCATCTTATACAGGTAAGTTGCGTGCATACCCTCGTCAGGTGGTAAACGGTACTTACAAGTCTCAGATGAAGATCACATCCAATGATTATGATGAGCCAGAGAAAAAGGTACCAGTTTACTTGGAAGTAACAGGTAACCCTGCCGACTTCAAGACAGAAGAAGTGTATAACTTCGGTAGCGTAATGATCGGTGAGAGCAAGACGATGGAACTGACTGTAGCCAACTACGGTCTGGGTAACCTGTACCTTGAAGATTCACTGGTAGACAATGCTAATTTTGAAATCCTGTATGCACCAGCAGTGGTTAACTCACTGTCGACTGCTACGGTTATTGTGCAGTATACACCTACTACAGTAGGAAACAGCAATGGTGTAATCACGCTGAACGGTAAGGATGGCTCCAAAAATGAGTTGAATGTATTCGCTGTTGGATCAGCGCCAGCAGAGATCACATTGACTGCTACTGGACTTGACTATAACATGGTAAATGGCGATACAGTACAAGGTTCAGTGACGATCGAAAATACAGGAGCGTTCCCACTGAAATATACATTGCCTAAGTTTGCTACTGAAGAAGTAACTGGGCTTGATATCGTGCATAAGGCAGGTTATACTTATGAGAAAAGCACTGAGCCATTTGAATGGGATGATATCTCTACAACCGGAACTAGCCTAAGAGATTACTTCAGGTCAACTGGTAGCAACCAGTACGAAGTACCATTGAACTTTGCATTCCCTTATTTCGGTAAGGATTTGACTTCCCTGTATATCACAGACTTCGGTATGCTGACAACGCGTAAGGAGTCTAATATCAACAGGAACAACGTGACCTTTAATGGCACAGGTTCTCCAAATGGATTTATTTCGCCGCTTTACTGGCAAATCCAATTGATAGAAGGTGGTGACATCTACTTCAAGCAGGAGGCTGACCGTCTGATTGTGACTTATAAAGATGTAATATCTTCTGGCTCTAAGGTACCTCAGACTTTCCAGATTATTGCAGAAGAGAGTGGGCGTATTCTATTGAGATACAAAGAGGTTGATCTAGGTGATGTAAAGTATTACTTCGTCGTATTACGAGGGGATGGAATGAAATACCAGAAAGATGATTTCCCTGTATACTATTACGATTATAATAATACTGATAAAGAAGTTGTAGTAGATGCACATGAGACGACAATCGTAATCGACTCATACGGCAGAGACCTGATTGATGAGAGTTCAGTGACTAATCCTCAAGGAACTGTAAAAGTTGGTGAGTCTGTAACAATTGATTTTGATGTTATTGCCAAAGACCTTTATGACGGAGCACACTTCCAGAATGTATTGGTTTACAGCAATGATCCAGCTGCTCCTGTTGCTAGCTATAAGGTAAACGTGAATATCACCGGTGGTGAAGCAGCAGTATCTACAGATATAGCTGCAATTGATATGGGTGATGTGTTTGACCTTGCAAGAGTAAGTGAGCATGTGAAGCTTTCAAACAACGGTACAACAAGTGAAGGGATCAAGGAGATCAGTTTGGTGAACAACCTTTTCAATGTAACAGCGACAGGTGCACCATTTACTTTGGGAGCCAAGAGAAGTGAGTTGATTGAAGTTTCACCGATTCAGGATAATATCACGGAACTGTTTGATACGTTGAGAATTGTTACTGATGCAGATGATACTTTATCTGTTGCGTTGCATGCCAATATTTTGGTATCACCAAATATTGCGCTAACGGCACCTGATACGATTGCCGCTACATTGACAGCTGGTGCGGAATACTCGGAAACTTTTTCAATCCAGAATACTGGTGTTGCCACACTGCAAGTTAGAGCAGAAGGAAATGCTATGGCTTATGTGGAAGCAGCTGGATTGACACCGGTTGACTACGGTTATTCTTGGAAGTCTAACAAAGCAAATGTGGATGCAGGTGAGATTGTAGACCCTACGGCACCAGTTTGGGAGTGGATGGACCTGAAAGCTTACGGTGAGAAACTGGATGTTTCAGAGATGAGCCCAACCCAACCACATTATGCTGAATTGGCATTACCATTTGAGTTTGATTTCTATGGCAAGAAATACAGCACATTGTATATCAACCAGAATGGTATGATGTCCGTGTTGCCTGATCAGCGCCAGAATAGCAATGGAGCTCCTGTAACGCAGATACCTTCGGATGATATTGCCAACGGTATTATTGCACCTTATTGGGTGAACAGACCATTGGCAAGCAATAATGCGAAGTATGGTGTTTATTACCATATCACTGAGGATAAAGTAATCATTCAGTGGGAAAACCTGTTGACGGCATATGTCGGTAACCCTTCCAATTTCCAAGCAGTAATCTACAAGGATGGTAGGATCAAGTTTATGTCCAAGATCTGGATTGCATCAAGGCTGAATGGTGGTCTTACAGCTATTGAGGATGAGACAGGTACAAGAGGTACCAAGGTGGCATTGAGTGAGTATTACTATACAGGTAAAACGGCGATTGAGTTTACCCCTGTAAAATACTATGAGATTACATCAGGTGAGACTGCTGATTTTGATGTTGTGATGAAATCAAACGGCAGGCCGGTGGGCTCATATATGGATGCCTTGACTATCATCAGCAATGCACCGGGCAATGAGACAATGACCATTCCTGTGAAGATGACTGTCAATGGTACGGATGAGATTTCGGCAATGGATGGCGCAATCGACTTTGGAACACTGGTAGCTTTCGAGAAAGACAGCGTAGTCAATAGCTTTGAGCAGGAGTTTATGATTGAGAATACTGGTAACAGCATTATTGATCTGGAGACTTTTGAAGTAGCGTCTGGCAATGCTGAAGTGGAACTACAGTTTGAGGTATCTTACAATATGCAGTATGGTACTGGCGGTTTGATGTACTATGAGTGGCAAGGACCAAATGATCCGCTTAGCGTAGACTTGCTGGACTTAGGGTACCCTCAGTCTTGGGACCTGACAATGGAAGGTGGCTTGATGGCTCCGGGTGAGCGTCGTAAGATGAAAGTGATCGTATCGCCAACTCCAGGAGTAAAAGGTGAAATGGTAGAAACTATCAACATGATAGCGGGCGGTCAAGTTGTGGGTGAAATTCCATTGACTTGGACAGCACAGTTGCCACCAGTATTGGAGATTTTGAATGATAACATCAGTGTAACTGCAAATACTGCGGATGCTGTGATGAATGAAATCTTCAAGATCAGCAATGCCAAGGGAGAAGATGCATTGTCTTACGATATCAATGTAGCTTACTTCAGAGCGTCATCGGCTGCACCTGCAAATTCAAATGCACTGTTGGCAGGGTTTACTAGTGCTGAAGCAGATCTGGAGCAAGTGGCCGCTACTTCACAAGTGGCAGGCGTATTGGCAACAGATACGACAACACTGGAAGGTTTCCACCGTGTATTGTCACATGACACAGACACTGTTCCTTCTACTTTCTTAGGGTTCGGTGGTAATTCATTTACAACGGCTACAGCATTTGAAGCACCTGAAAATGGATTCAAATTGACTCACGTAAGAACGTGGTTCAGACCTGCCGGAGCTAATAACTCTGATATTACAGTTGAGGTAAGAGCGGGTTATGATATTGCCTCTTCAGTAGTGATAACAAAAGAGGTGTTCGCAACGGAGACGGCTATTGATGACACAAAAGGTGAGTACATGTCCTTTGAGTTGTCAGAACCACAGACAATCCTTCCAAATGAGCAATTCTTTGTTGTATTCTCATATGGTTTTGGTGTGCTGAACCCACAAGGTATCACAGTTGGAAATGAACCACACACAGGTAAATTCTATTACGGTGCAAGTGGAACTTGGGCTGACCTGAATATGGTATCTGGATTTGAGAATTATGGCTGGATGGTACAAGCTGCCGAAGAGTCTGAAACAGAAATCAACAGCTGGTTGACTTTGGATGCAGCCTCAGGTAACCTGGATGCAGGTTCAGAGCAGTCAATCACGGCTACATTCGACGCTTCGAACGCATTCTTGCCTGACCATTATGCAGAGGTGACTGTAACGTCAAACGATCCATCGGTTGATTACAAGACAGTTAAAATGCACCTGCACTCGAATCAGGCTCCGATGTTTACTGAAATGCCAGGAATGGAAGTAACAGTGATGGAGAATGAGAGTGTTTCCCTGCCAATCTCAGCAGTGGATGAGGAAGGTAATGACTTCTCTTATGAAGTGACTGGAGACATTTCAGGTGCTGAAGTAGTTACAACAGCTGAAGGATCATTCCTGACATTTACAACTGACTATGAAATGGCAGGTTCATACATGGTTTCAGTTACAGTAACGGATGAGCACGGTGCTGCGAACGGTTATGAGTTTACAGTGAATGTAGTGGATGTCAACAGAGCACCAATTGCTGGTCTAGTGGATACGCAAGAAGTAGGGCTGGATCAAGAGTCATTCACTTATGATTTCTCTGACCTGTTTGTAGATGAGGATGGAGACCAACTTAAGTATTCAATTGACATCTCCAATGATTCAATTGCTACAGATATTGTAGTGTTTGGTCGCAAGATGAGTCTGTCATTGTTAGACTTGGGTACTGTCTCTGTAACCATCACAGCAACAGACGGTATGGAGTCAGTATCGGCAACATTTGATGTTGTGGTAATTGAGCCACTAGGTCTGGATGATGAGCTGGCTGCAAAACTGAAGTTGGGTAACTACCCTAACCCTGTAGCCAATACAACTACATTCGGTTATCATCTGCCATACAATGCAGAAGTGTCGATTGAAGTATATTCTTTCCAAGGTGTAAGACTGACAACCCTGAACCAAGGAAATCAGTCTGCTGGAGAACACAAGGTAGAGTTCAATGCTTCAGGCATGACTACAGGTATGTATATCTATCTCCTGAAAGTGGATGGTAAGACTGTCACTACAGGTAAGATGATTAAGCAATAATAATTGGAGTGCCACTCTTTTGGGTGGCACTTTCCTAAAAGTATTTTTTTACAAAACTGGATTTGAAATAACAACCAATTTAATTATTGCCTGAATTTAAATTCTCTGAACTTTGAGGAACATGAAAACCATCAATTCAAATACTAACGGACACTACTTAATAGCTTTCTGAACTTTTAGAAGGCAGGTTTTTAGACTGATAGGTATCAGAGAAAAAAAGGAAGGTATAAAAAAGAAGCATTACTAGCGATCATCGTATATTTTCAAACAGTTTGGATCCGCCGAGGGAAGCAATTCCCGAGGCGGTTTTTTTATGCCTTAATCAAAACAGATGAATAATTGCTTTGGCCAGTATCTGTAAGCAATGATCTCGTTTGTACAAATTTTAGTTTCTCCACTATAAACGCCCCTTAATTGAAAGAGTAAAGTAGGGTAGAGTTCATAGTGTTAACATCAACCTTTTCAGGTGGATAATGCGGATGGAAAAGTATGGATTTAGTCATTCTTGAAAAGAAAATAATTGGGTTTAGATATTCATTATTTGAGAAATCCTGATAAATGGCTAGTGGAATAAAATACTGATCTACGCTTATTTTTTAGTATATAATAATGCATCAGAGATAATGGTTATATACATTTTCTAAGGAAATCATAAATTGTTTTATGTGCTTTAGGTTGAAAATATTATATAATACAGTTATAATTGCAGTAATCAACATATGTTAGCGCTTACACATGGGTGTGAGAATACTCCTAAAAACATATAAAAATAGGGGAGTGGGAAAAGGATCAAGATTAGAGAAAGTGTGTTTAGTGTTATGTCTCAAGAAGCACCTCCCATAGAACGTTCAATATCTTGAATAGGAATGGGGAAATGAGATAGAATAATATGAGGTTAACTTCAACTGTCGTGTACAATAGCTGTAAAATTATTTTTATTCTTTTTGTCCTACTAACTACTATATCAGTTAATAATGGCTTTACACAAGACCAGCATAAGGTGGATAGCCTGCTGTTACTTGTTGAGCATCATGAAGCTGATACAGTTAAAGTGAGATTGCTGTCAGAACTGACAGATTATTATAGCCGTTATGACCTTGGTGTAGCAGAGAAATATGCGTATCAAAGTTTAAAGGTGGCTGAAAACATCTCATCTGAATACACTGCTCCAATTCTGAAGAAACTGGGTATCATTCAATTTCAGAAGGGATTGTTTGTGGATGCTACAAAATCATTTCTGGATGCCTTGGCTATTCTGGAGGCAGAGGGTGATGTAATGGGGCAATTGAGTATTAAAAACAATATAGGGTTGGTATATGAGCGGCAGTTGAAATTTGATATAGCCATCAAGTACCTGCTTGAAGTGGTGGAAGAAACGCAAGCCAGTACCTTACCAGAAAAGGTAAAGCTGAAAATTCTATCTTCTGCTTATCTCAATCTAGGAGCATCCTATGCTGGGTTGGAAAAGTTGGATGAAGCGCTTTCCTATTACAAGGCAGTATTGAATATTAAGGAAGCGCCAAATGGAGACTACAATTGTGCAAGGGCTTTAAATAATATTGGGAAGCTCTACAAATTGAAGAATGATGGCGAAAGTGCCTTCCAATATCACAAGAAAGCGCTGGTAGCCAAAGAGAAAATAAATGATAAAATTGGGATGATCAGTACGTTGCTTGAACTGGCTGATCATAATCTTTCAAATAATCAAATCAAAGAAGCAAAAGAGTATCTGGACAAGGCACTTGAAGTAGGAAAGGTAGTCAACTCACCTATATTATTTAAGAGTATCTACAGGTGCTATTATGTGTATTATAAGCAGGTCGGGAAGACGGATCTGGCATTGGAATATCATGAAAAGCTCCTTGAATACTCAGAGATGGTTTCTAAAAATGAAACAGAAGAGCGGATTGATACGCTGTGGAACAATTATGAGCAGGAAAAGGAAAGGAGAGAAGCAGAAATAAAAAGAAAGGAAGAGCAGATGCAGATGCTGATGATTGTGCTTTTTCTGATTGCTTTTGGAGTGGTGGCTGCCTTGCTGTTCGTCTTGCAGCGATCCAAAACAAAACAAGCCTTGCTCAAGAAAGAAAAGCTGAGGTTGCAGAATGAAAACCTTTCGAATGAACTGGAATTCAGAAACAAGGAGCTGACAGCCAATGTGATGAACTTGGTGCAGAAGAATGAGTTGATCAACGATGTAACGAAAAAGCTGATTGACCTGAAAACCAATATGAAAAAGGACAATCAGTCAACCGTCCGGCAAATTGTATTTGATTTGCACACCTCTTCTTCGGATGATTTGTGGGCAGAGTTTGAAATGCGTTTCCAGAATGTACACAGTGATTTTTATAGGAAACTGAATGAGCGTTTCCCTGACCTGACCCCGAATGAAAGGAAGCTTTGTGCCTTTTTGAGACTCAATATGTCCAGCAAGGAAATCTCCTCTGTGACAAGACAGTCAATCAAATCCATTGAGATGGGACGTTTCAGGTTACGCAAAAAATTAGGAATTAGTAATTCCGACCAGAACCTGAACACTTTTATCGAACAGTTATAAAGATATTTGTTTGAGCATACCCATTTTGATGAGAAGTGGGTTTTTGTATGTTTATTCATCTAACATAGATGATTTGCTATTATGGAGCAAGGTTTCCTTTCGGAGAAGCCTTGCTCCATTTTTTTTATGGCTACAAAGATTTAGCACCTACGTAGCTAATAAAGTGAACAGCTCCATCGGTGCGGCACCTTTGGAGTCAAGTTGTCATAACTGAATGTTCGAATCTATCTGGACATGTCATTCACTAGTCTAAAAAGTCTCAACGTATATCCTCTAACTAAAATTTAATTCCGAATATGAACATCGACTCCGTTCAGCCTCCACTATCTGGTTCCTGAGTGGACCGAAGGAATTGTCTTTTGGATTCCATTTAAGCAAGTATTGTATTGTATTGGAATAGAGATTTTCTATGCTAACCCTTTCACATATTACAATCAACTAAATGGTGATGTTATTCTTTTCAAACCTTTCAGGATTATGATATAATGAATGCTGTCAACTCCGGATTGCCATCCGGAGTCAAGTTGGTTTGTTTCCTTTGGAAACAGTGTTTGCTGTAAAAAATCCCAACGGAATTGAATAATAGTAGCCGTAGGCCAAAGCCCACGGTATAAGTAAATCCATTTATCCAACTCCAAAGGAGTTGAACCTATAAATCATGGAAGCGATTAAAACTTCCGACTTCAATGATGCATCTACTTTATAATGTTTTTTGTGGTCATGCCATTGTAACCATTAGGTTTTGGTGTGCTTAAATCCTAAAAAGTTCGGCAATTCTTTCCATTTACAGTGCTTTATTAAATCTAGTTTTCTGGATTTAAAGCTAATGATGAAATGTAGACGGTCAATGTTAGTGGAATAGGTCTTTTTTGAATGTTTATGTTCTGAAAAAACGATGCTTATTAAGTGATATAAGTTGAAAATTGAAATGCTATTTGTAATGCATTAATAATCAGTCAATCAATGTATTAAGTGTGTTTGTAGAGGGCTAGTAGTGGTCACTTTTTTTCTTGTAGAGGTTTTGTGGAGAGCAGATTTATATGTTCATCAAGATTGTGGGTTAATATAGCAAACGAAGAAAAAATAAGGCCCATGAAAGAGTATGAAAGGAAAGGTGAGAAAGCCGAGAAGTTTCATGCTGAAGATGAAACTGACTTGCTTGAACTCATCAAGAAAAGAAAAGAAGAAAATGAAGCCTTGCAAAACCTGATCAAGGCACTGACTAAACAAAGAGGGAAAGAAAGAGGGGGAAATTAACTGATTCGCATATTCAATTATTTAAACTTTAATACAATTAGTATGAATCACTTTTTATCTAACACGCTAAAGGCACTTGCCTGCTCTGCCGGATTACTTTGGGCTTCCCAAGGTGCGGTAGAGGCGCAGGAGCCTGTAGCAGCAACCTACGAACAAGGGGTGCAGCGTGGAGTGATTCGCGTGAAGTTCAAGCAACACGTGAATACACTGACACTGCCTAACTCACTGAAAGGTTCAACAGTGAATACCAATATGGCAGCATTTGATGCAACTGCTGCTAGATACGGGGCTTCTAATATGCGCCGTGTATTTCCTGTAGATCCTCGATTTGAGCATAAGCTGGTAAAGCATGGTCTTCACCTGTGGTATGAGATTGCTATTGATGGCAATCAGGATGAGACAGCTGCAGCGATGTCATTCTCTGCGTTAGGTGATGTTGAAATAGCAGAACCTGTACATGAAAAAATGTTGGTAGATGGCTACCAAGGACAAGAGCCAGTAGTACTATCTGAATCTGATGGTCAGGCTGCAGTAATGTCAGCTGGTGATTCAGTAGCAATGCCATTTGATGATGAGTACCTGAACCTACAGTGGCACTACCACAACTTTGGTCAGGCACCAAATGGTGAAGCTGGTCATGATATCAACCTTTTCAAGGCTTGGGAAATTACAAAAGGTACTTCTAATGTGATTGTGTCTATCCACGATGAAGGGGTAGATGTAGATCATGAGGACCTTGCGGCCAACATGTGGGTGAATGAGGCTGAAGCTAACGGTGTTGAAGGTGTTGATGATGACGGTAACGGCTATATTGATGACGTTCACGGTTATTCATTCGCTTATGACCAAGGTAAGATTGTATCTCAGTCTCACGGTACGCACGTTGCAGGTACAGTAGCAGCAGTCAACAACAACAATGTTGGTGTTGCGGGTGTTGCAGGTGGTTCAGGTAACGGCGATGGTGTTAGGCTAATGTCAACTCAGATGCTGTCAGGACCTTACAATGGTGTAGCGGCATCTTATGTGTATGCAGCTAACAACGGAGCTGTTATCTCACAAAACTCTTGGGGTTATATTTCAGCTGGCTACTACGATCAGGTAGTGCTGGATGCGATCGATTACTTTATTGCAGAAGCAGGTGATTACGCTGGTAGCCCAATGAAGGGTGGTGTCGTAATCTTTGCTGCTGGTAACGATAATACAAGCCAATTGCATTACCCAGGAGCTTATGAGAATGTAATCTCAGTAGCTTCATTGGGTCCGTCTGGTGCAAGAGCATATTACTCAAACTACGGTAACTGGGTAGATATCGCAGCTCCAGGTGGAGATATGGCAGCAGCGGCATTTGATGGTGTATTGAGTACATTACCAGATGATTCCTACGGATTCCTGCAAGGTACTTCAATGGCATGTCCGCACGTATCAGGTATCGCAGGTTTGGTAGTTTCTTCAATGGGTGGTGAAACATTTACATCTGAAGATCTGAAAAAGCAGCTTCTGACTGCCTATACAGATGTTTATGCTAAAAACCCTGATTACAAAGGCTATTTAGGCGTTGGTGCTATTGATACAGAGTTGGCTTTGGCTGTTGACCAGGAATTGGCTCCTGCAACTGTCACTGACTTTACATTTGTTGGTGCAGCTGAGCAGTTCATCCTGACTTCACTGACAGTGCCAACTGATGAGGATGATGTACAGCCTTCTTCATTCAAAGTATACTATTCAACTTCAGCACTTACGGCAGAAAATTATACTTCTGCATCTTCTGTGAACCTGTTCGGTAATTTTGAAGCTGACAGCACCACAGAATTGAAGGTTGAAGGACTTGTTCCTAATACAGTATATCATTTGGCTGTAGCAGCTGTTGACAGATGGGGACACGAGTCTGCTATCTCTAACTTTATTTCAGGTGCCACTAACGTAGGTCCTGATATTACAGCTGATACAGTTCGTATCTCTGTTGATGCTACATTGGCAGCTAAAGATTATTCATCTGTATTGAAAGATTTCTCTTTCAGCAACGACGGTGAAGGTATTCTGGAGTGGAGTGCATCTGTGGCTCACAGTGACACTAGACCAGAAGGTGAAATTACACCATTTGATGCTTCAGGAATCAATTACCCTGAATCAGGTGCCTTGGCACTTCATGATGCAAAAATTGTTTCAAATACGAAGACTTGGAACGAGCAGGAGTTGACGCCATATACGGTAGGTGATGATTTGCCGAATCATGAGGTAGAAGAGCTGAGCTATTACCATTATTCAAACCAATCAATGTCTCTTGGTGATGGTTCACCTGAGATCTCAAACTCTTCAGCTACTGCATTCTATTCGCCAAATGGTGGTTTCAACCTGACAGATGTAGTAACAAGAATGAGAGTTTCTCCAGACGCTGATCCAGCTATCATTGAGATCAGACAAGGCAATGACTTGGACATTAATAACTCTACGCTTTTATATGCTCAGGAAGTAAAAGGTAGAAGTGAGCTTTATCACTTGGACTACGAAGTAAAACTTGATGAGCAGGTATATATCAGTCAGTACAAGTACTTCTGGATTGTGGTACACGTACCAGCACATGAGACGCACATTACTCCGCTGATCA is a window from the Limibacter armeniacum genome containing:
- a CDS encoding S8 family serine peptidase is translated as MNHFLSKTLKALACSAGLLWASQGAVEAQAPAAATFENGVQRGVVRVKFKQHVNTLSLPNSLKGARVNTSMAAFDATATKFGATNMRRVFPYDPRFEHKLVKHGLHLWYEVAIDGNQDEKMAAMSFTALGDVEFAEPVHEKALIDGYKDQEPVVLSKNDGAAAVLSVGDSVEMPFDDEFLNLQWHYHNFGQAPNGEAGNDINLFEAWNVTKGTPNVVVSIHDEGVDVDHMDISRNMWVNEAEANGEEGVDDDGNGYIDDVHGYSFSYDQGDIVAQSHGTHVAGTVAAVNNNGIGVGGVAGGSGTGDGIRIMSLQTLSGPYNGTAASFVYAANNGAVISQNSWGYITAGYYDQVVLDAIDYFIEEAGDYPGSPMKGGVVIFAAGNDNTSQLHYPGAYESVISVASLGPSGERAYYSNYGDWVDIAAPGGDMGLASFDGVLSTLPDDKYGFLQGTSMACPHVSGIAGLVVSAMGGETFSAEDLKVQLMTAFTDVYAKNPDFKGQLGIGAIDASLALAQDQGIAPVAVTDFTYDGSAEQFILTSLTVPTDEDDNKPSSFKVYYSTSELTAENLSSASFASLSGIYEADSTIQLKVENLIPNSDYYLAVTATDRWGNESAISNIIMGGTNAGPDITADTVFLTVDASEATYSTSYVLQEFGFRNDGEGLLAWSADIAHSDFSEEGETAPFDVSGITYPESGALALHDAKVTSETQTWNETAAPMSVGDDLPSYDVQEINYFPITAQSMSLGDGSPEVSNSSATMFQSPSGGFNLTDIAVRMRVSPEADPAIIEIREGSDLSSSTLLYAQEVKGESELYHLEYEVQLDQHIYINQGKYFWIIAHVPAHESHITPLIIKDSDRYSLAYNYNYMSFDMGKTWTKLYDLTKQYFGITTAVWQTTAISKSPKLYDYLRVDNGSKTGNLDPGASYTGKLRAYPRQVVNGTYKSQMKITSNDYDEPEKKVPVYLEVTGNPADFKTEEVYNFGSVMIGESKTMELTVANYGLGNLYLEDSLVDNANFEILYAPAVVNSLSTATVIVQYTPTTVGNSNGVITLNGKDGSKNELNVFAVGSAPAEITLTATGLDYNMVNGDTVQGSVTIENTGAFPLKYTLPKFATEEVTGLDIVHKAGYTYEKSTEPFEWDDISTTGTSLRDYFRSTGSNQYEVPLNFAFPYFGKDLTSLYITDFGMLTTRKESNINRNNVTFNGTGSPNGFISPLYWQIQLIEGGDIYFKQEADRLIVTYKDVISSGSKVPQTFQIIAEESGRILLRYKEVDLGDVKYYFVVLRGDGMKYQKDDFPVYYYDYNNTDKEVVVDAHETTIVIDSYGRDLIDESSVTNPQGTVKVGESVTIDFDVIAKDLYDGAHFQNVLVYSNDPAAPVASYKVNVNITGGEAAVSTDIAAIDMGDVFDLARVSEHVKLSNNGTTSEGIKEISLVNNLFNVTATGAPFTLGAKRSELIEVSPIQDNITELFDTLRIVTDADDTLSVALHANILVSPNIALTAPDTIAATLTAGAEYSETFSIQNTGVATLQVRAEGNAMAYVEAAGLTPVDYGYSWKSNKANVDAGEIVDPTAPVWEWMDLKAYGEKLDVSEMSPTQPHYAELALPFEFDFYGKKYSTLYINQNGMMSVLPDQRQNSNGAPVTQIPSDDIANGIIAPYWVNRPLASNNAKYGVYYHITEDKVIIQWENLLTAYVGNPSNFQAVIYKDGRIKFMSKIWIASRLNGGLTAIEDETGTRGTKVALSEYYYTGKTAIEFTPVKYYEITSGETADFDVVMKSNGRPVGSYMDALTIISNAPGNETMTIPVKMTVNGTDEISAMDGAIDFGTLVAFEKDSVVNSFEQEFMIENTGNSIIDLETFEVASGNAEVELQFEVSYNMQYGTGGLMYYEWQGPNDPLSVDLLDLGYPQSWDLTMEGGLMAPGERRKMKVIVSPTPGVKGEMVETINMIAGGQVVGEIPLTWTAQLPPVLEILNDNISVTANTADAVMNEIFKISNAKGEDALSYDINVAYFRASSAAPANSNALLAGFTSAEADLEQVAATSQVAGVLATDTTTLEGFHRVLSHDTDTVPSTFLGFGGNSFTTATAFEAPENGFKLTHVRTWFRPAGANNSDITVEVRAGYDIASSVVITKEVFATETAIDDTKGEYMSFELSEPQTILPNEQFFVVFSYGFGVLNPQGITVGNEPHTGKFYYGASGTWADLNMVSGFENYGWMVQAAEESETEINSWLTLDAASGNLDAGSEQSITATFDASNAFLPDHYAEVTVTSNDPSVDYKTVKMHLHSNQAPMFTEMPGMEVTVMENESVSLPISAVDEEGNDFSYEVTGDISGAEVVTTAEGSFLTFTTDYEMAGSYMVSVTVTDEHGAANGYEFTVNVVDVNRAPIAGLVDTQEVGLDQESFTYDFSDLFVDEDGDQLKYSIDISNDSIATDIVVFGRKMSLSLLDLGTVSVTITATDGMESVSATFDVVVIEPLGLDDELAAKLKLGNYPNPVANTTTFGYHLPYNAEVSIEVYSFQGVRLTTLNQGNQSAGEHKVEFNASGMTTGMYIYLLKVDGKTVTTGKMIKQ